One segment of Anatilimnocola aggregata DNA contains the following:
- the csrA gene encoding carbon storage regulator CsrA, translating to MLVLSRKVGERLLIGDDISITVVRIQGGGVRIGVEAPSHLAVVREELKEKLAQQRLDEQSSASESGSL from the coding sequence ATGCTAGTGCTCAGTCGTAAAGTTGGCGAACGGTTATTGATTGGCGACGACATCTCGATCACCGTCGTCCGAATTCAAGGTGGCGGCGTCCGCATCGGCGTCGAAGCTCCTTCTCACCTCGCCGTCGTTCGTGAAGAGCTTAAAGAGAAGCTCGCGCAGCAACGCTTGGATGAGCAGTCGTCTGCGAGCGAATCTGGTTCGCTTTAG
- a CDS encoding DUF1501 domain-containing protein yields the protein MLEVTCGKTGRYCDGISRRSALKLGFAGLGGLTLAGLYRAEAAAGITSSNKAVINIHLGGGPSHQDMFDLKPEAAREFRGEFNPIKTNVSGFDICEHFPRLAAMADKFAVIRSLIGMVDDHSNFHTQTGYGRKDLQNIGGRPGIGAVVSKLLGPAGSGAPAHIAYNDAPVGYLGPVYKGYRPSGGDLKLVGSMTADRLESRTNLLSSLDKLRRETDGSGQMKALDSFTQRAVGVVTSGDVANALDLDKEDKKVRERYGKDMDSFLRARRLVEAGVRVVTFDWGGWDTHANNFDSLRKQLPRLDQGMSALINDLHERGMEKDVTIVMWGEFGRTPRVNMGAGRDHWSRVAMGFLAGGGMRTGQFIGSTTKNAEEAKDRPIHLQEVFSTIYHNMGIDVSRTQIIDPAGRPQYLTDKRDPIKELV from the coding sequence ATGCTCGAAGTCACGTGCGGCAAAACAGGTCGTTATTGTGATGGCATCTCGCGTCGGAGTGCGCTCAAGCTGGGGTTTGCCGGTCTCGGGGGGCTGACGCTGGCGGGGCTCTATCGGGCCGAAGCTGCTGCGGGCATTACTAGCTCGAATAAGGCGGTAATCAACATTCACCTCGGTGGCGGACCTTCGCACCAGGACATGTTCGACCTGAAGCCGGAAGCAGCTAGGGAATTCCGTGGCGAGTTCAACCCGATCAAGACAAACGTTTCGGGCTTCGATATCTGCGAACATTTCCCCCGTCTGGCCGCCATGGCCGATAAGTTTGCCGTCATTCGCTCACTGATCGGCATGGTCGACGACCACAGCAATTTCCATACACAAACGGGCTACGGCCGCAAAGACCTACAAAACATCGGTGGCCGGCCTGGCATCGGCGCGGTTGTGAGCAAGTTGCTCGGCCCCGCGGGCAGCGGCGCTCCGGCGCACATTGCATACAACGATGCACCCGTCGGCTATCTGGGACCAGTCTACAAGGGGTATCGTCCTTCCGGCGGCGATCTGAAACTCGTCGGCAGCATGACCGCCGATCGGTTGGAATCTCGCACGAATCTACTGTCGTCCCTCGATAAACTACGCCGCGAAACCGATGGCTCGGGGCAGATGAAGGCGCTCGATTCGTTCACTCAGCGTGCGGTGGGCGTGGTGACTTCGGGCGATGTGGCCAATGCCCTCGACCTGGACAAGGAAGATAAGAAGGTTCGTGAACGTTACGGCAAGGACATGGATTCATTCCTGCGTGCTCGCCGTCTGGTCGAAGCCGGGGTGCGCGTCGTCACTTTCGATTGGGGTGGCTGGGACACGCACGCTAATAATTTCGACTCACTGCGCAAGCAACTCCCGCGGCTCGATCAAGGCATGAGCGCTTTAATCAACGACTTGCACGAGCGAGGCATGGAGAAAGACGTCACGATTGTTATGTGGGGCGAATTCGGCCGCACGCCGCGCGTAAATATGGGCGCTGGTCGCGATCACTGGTCGCGCGTCGCCATGGGCTTCCTCGCCGGCGGTGGCATGCGAACCGGTCAGTTCATCGGCTCGACCACCAAGAACGCCGAAGAAGCGAAGGATCGGCCGATTCACTTGCAAGAGGTCTTCTCGACCATCTATCACAACATGGGGATCGATGTCTCGCGCACGCAGATCATCGACCCCGCTGGTCGCCCGCAATACCTTACCGACAAGCGTGACCCGATTAAGGAATTGGTCTAA